One Chitinophaga parva DNA segment encodes these proteins:
- a CDS encoding tetratricopeptide repeat protein yields the protein MRDITTRLLLLLYLSCQFTWGLPTALKAQTHTDGRFDVTELSTEFPDSAYTVLKSLIAKARLEQNRVEEAACLQQMGQVLYHQGNYAAAIDHLLEAQKIFREEHQDRQLAQTLNYLGNIYYYNKQPHQAMDEFNEALALFRKLDDHKGIAESYGEIGHLYEKRLAYDSAYLYQQLAMSHLVHNGDSSALAKIYENIASIMEDQGRYDSSLHYYQVALQLNERYHNNIAQIEVVNNLGDIYRKTGQYASGLQYSKRALALAQQLNEKYQLTAAYRDIGRSYGLMKQYDSAYYYTEKARLSFKEIYDRENSKQIALMQVLFDTEKKNAEITRLNAEKQVNGIIIAASVIILLLLLSVAVLIYMRQKLKIRTEQQIRKTQHHIFETEHGLLEAELKNKQLEEENLKQQLEVKSKELSSQILHLIQKNEVLESIKTDLNELLKDDKRDHKKQLKQLVHKINISASQDTYWGEFRTVFEQVHESFFDKVRAVCSDLTPNDLRLIALLKMNLSSSDITTLLGISPDSLRVIRHRLRKKLKLEQGENLSSFLQSL from the coding sequence ATGAGGGACATTACGACCAGATTACTATTGTTGCTGTATTTATCCTGCCAGTTTACCTGGGGGCTGCCCACCGCCCTGAAGGCGCAAACCCACACGGATGGCCGGTTTGACGTAACGGAGCTTTCCACTGAATTTCCCGACTCTGCGTACACCGTTTTAAAATCACTGATAGCCAAGGCCCGCCTGGAACAGAACAGGGTAGAGGAGGCCGCCTGCCTGCAGCAAATGGGACAGGTGCTGTACCACCAGGGCAACTATGCCGCAGCCATAGACCACCTGCTGGAAGCGCAAAAGATATTCCGCGAAGAACACCAGGACCGGCAGTTAGCCCAAACCCTCAACTACCTGGGCAATATTTATTATTATAACAAACAACCCCACCAGGCCATGGACGAATTTAACGAAGCCCTGGCCCTGTTCCGGAAACTGGACGATCATAAAGGCATTGCGGAAAGCTACGGAGAGATAGGCCACCTGTATGAAAAACGCCTGGCCTATGACTCCGCCTACCTGTACCAGCAACTGGCCATGAGCCACCTGGTGCACAACGGCGACAGCTCTGCGCTGGCAAAGATCTATGAGAACATTGCCAGCATTATGGAAGACCAGGGGCGGTACGACTCCTCCCTGCATTACTACCAGGTGGCGCTGCAGCTGAATGAACGCTACCACAACAACATAGCCCAGATAGAAGTGGTCAATAACCTGGGCGACATTTACCGCAAGACCGGCCAGTACGCCAGCGGACTGCAATACTCCAAACGCGCCCTGGCACTGGCACAGCAGCTCAACGAAAAATACCAGCTCACCGCCGCCTACCGCGACATAGGCCGCAGTTATGGGTTAATGAAACAGTACGACAGCGCCTACTATTACACGGAGAAAGCACGCCTGTCCTTTAAGGAAATTTACGATCGCGAAAATTCCAAGCAGATCGCCCTCATGCAGGTGCTCTTTGATACGGAGAAAAAGAACGCGGAGATCACGCGGCTTAATGCGGAAAAACAAGTGAATGGGATCATCATTGCCGCCTCCGTGATCATCCTGCTACTGCTGTTGTCTGTAGCCGTGCTGATCTACATGCGCCAGAAACTGAAGATCAGGACCGAACAGCAGATCCGCAAAACACAACATCATATTTTTGAAACAGAGCATGGCCTGCTGGAAGCAGAACTGAAGAACAAGCAACTGGAAGAAGAGAACCTGAAGCAGCAACTGGAAGTGAAGAGCAAGGAACTGTCGTCCCAGATCCTGCACCTCATTCAAAAAAATGAAGTGCTGGAATCCATTAAAACAGACCTGAATGAGCTGCTGAAAGACGACAAGCGGGATCACAAAAAACAACTGAAACAACTGGTACATAAGATCAACATCAGCGCCAGCCAGGATACGTACTGGGGCGAATTCCGTACCGTGTTTGAGCAGGTACATGAAAGCTTTTTCGACAAAGTGCGCGCCGTGTGCAGCGATCTTACGCCGAATGACCTGCGCCTCATTGCTTTACTGAAAATGAACCTCAGCTCCTCAGATATCACCACCTTACTGGGCATTTCCCCGGACAGCCTGCGCGTGATCCGGCACCGCCTCCGTAAAAAACTGAAACTGGAGCAGGGAGAGAACCTGTCCAGTTTCCTGCAATCATTGTAG
- a CDS encoding ImuA family protein: MGGAKLDIINQLRKEILLMEGHKPVVRPEGDHSLGPLAGAFPDGGLPVGVHEFISMETEAAAATVGFVAGLLSHLLQQGGVCLWISAARTLFPPALLGFNIQPDKVIFIDLLYDKDVLWAMEEALKCGGLGAVVGEMREISFTASRRLQLAIEQSGIMGFVLRHRPRNLNPIASLSRWEVRPLPSIVEPGLPGIGHACFSVQLLKLRHGQPAHWELEWCEGMFKARIPWQERMPAPVHHNHNITPHVA, from the coding sequence GTGGGAGGCGCTAAACTAGATATCATCAACCAGCTGAGAAAAGAGATCCTTTTGATGGAGGGGCATAAGCCGGTGGTACGCCCGGAAGGCGACCACAGTTTAGGCCCCCTGGCCGGTGCTTTCCCGGATGGAGGACTGCCGGTGGGGGTGCATGAATTTATCAGCATGGAAACGGAGGCCGCTGCGGCCACCGTGGGTTTTGTAGCCGGCCTGCTCAGCCACCTGCTGCAGCAAGGGGGTGTATGCCTCTGGATCAGTGCTGCCCGTACTTTATTCCCGCCCGCTTTGCTGGGCTTTAACATACAACCGGACAAGGTGATTTTCATAGACCTGCTGTACGATAAAGACGTGCTCTGGGCGATGGAAGAGGCCCTGAAATGCGGGGGGCTGGGGGCCGTGGTAGGAGAAATGCGGGAGATCAGCTTCACCGCGTCCCGCCGCCTGCAACTGGCCATAGAACAAAGTGGTATTATGGGATTTGTGCTGCGCCACCGGCCCCGTAATCTCAATCCCATTGCCAGTCTTTCCCGCTGGGAGGTGCGCCCCTTACCCAGCATCGTGGAGCCAGGCCTTCCTGGTATTGGGCATGCCTGTTTTTCCGTGCAGCTTTTAAAACTGCGGCATGGCCAGCCTGCCCACTGGGAGCTGGAATGGTGCGAAGGCATGTTCAAGGCACGGATACCCTGGCAGGAACGCATGCCTGCGCCAGTGCACCATAACCATAACATAACGCCACATGTAGCGTAG
- a CDS encoding Y-family DNA polymerase, giving the protein MSRFIAIWFYHLKTDWYTLAEPALKQVPFVLSEMNRGRKLITAVNPVALDKELFPGMTVADAKALVPGLHVKDDPPDLAHTLLNTLGEWCIRYSPAIALDPPDGLLLEATGCTHLWGSDGVYLSTIKHSLRKRGYHVRAAIADTVGAAWAVARFTKGDGYVREGEQAAVLKPLPPKALRLEEVLLDKLDKLGFREIDSFMRIPRNVLRRRFGPELSRRLDQALGYASELLEPIQPPEPYEERLPCMEPIVAAAGIRIAIERLLAALCRRLEAEGNGVRTATLHTFRVDGKRQQISIGTNRATYHVAHLQKLFEEKVCMIEPDLGIEMFLLVADKTGPVKVPQVKLWAQDAGLQHAALAELLDRIGNKFGEEVVHRYLPVERHWPERSIQPASLEAVPQTAWNHRVRRPIMLLKQPEEITVMSPLPDYPPINFRYKNQLHTVRKASVPGRKEREWWMDAGQPRDYYMVEDENGRRYWLFRLGHYDDVVPCKWYIHGFFA; this is encoded by the coding sequence TTGTCACGCTTTATCGCAATCTGGTTCTATCATTTAAAAACAGACTGGTACACTTTAGCTGAGCCGGCACTGAAGCAGGTGCCTTTTGTGCTGAGTGAAATGAACCGGGGGCGCAAGCTGATCACGGCAGTGAACCCGGTGGCCCTGGACAAGGAACTTTTTCCCGGCATGACCGTGGCGGATGCCAAAGCACTGGTACCGGGATTGCACGTGAAGGACGATCCACCGGATCTTGCACATACCTTACTGAATACATTAGGCGAATGGTGTATCCGTTATTCTCCCGCTATTGCCCTGGATCCGCCAGATGGGTTATTGCTGGAGGCTACGGGTTGCACCCATCTTTGGGGAAGTGATGGCGTATATCTTTCCACCATCAAACATTCCCTGCGCAAACGCGGCTATCATGTGCGGGCGGCCATTGCAGATACGGTCGGTGCAGCATGGGCTGTAGCCCGCTTTACCAAAGGGGATGGTTATGTACGGGAAGGGGAACAGGCCGCCGTGCTAAAACCCTTGCCGCCAAAGGCTTTGCGGCTGGAGGAAGTGTTGCTGGACAAGCTGGATAAACTGGGCTTCCGGGAGATAGACAGCTTTATGCGCATTCCCCGGAATGTACTGCGCCGCCGTTTTGGGCCGGAGCTGTCCCGCCGGCTGGACCAGGCCCTGGGGTACGCCAGTGAATTACTGGAGCCCATACAACCACCGGAGCCATATGAAGAGCGGCTGCCCTGCATGGAACCTATTGTGGCAGCAGCAGGCATCCGCATTGCCATAGAACGGTTGCTCGCGGCACTTTGCCGGCGGCTGGAGGCAGAAGGCAACGGGGTGCGCACGGCTACGCTGCACACGTTCCGCGTGGATGGGAAACGGCAGCAGATCAGCATTGGCACTAACAGGGCCACCTATCATGTAGCGCACCTGCAAAAATTGTTTGAAGAAAAAGTGTGCATGATAGAACCGGACCTGGGCATAGAAATGTTCCTGCTGGTAGCGGATAAAACCGGCCCGGTAAAAGTGCCCCAGGTGAAGCTCTGGGCCCAGGACGCCGGCCTGCAGCACGCGGCCCTGGCGGAGTTGCTGGACCGCATTGGCAACAAGTTCGGGGAAGAGGTGGTGCACCGTTACCTGCCCGTGGAAAGGCACTGGCCGGAGCGTTCCATACAACCAGCATCTTTGGAAGCGGTACCACAAACCGCCTGGAACCACCGGGTAAGAAGGCCGATTATGCTCCTGAAACAGCCGGAAGAGATCACGGTGATGTCTCCCCTGCCGGACTACCCGCCTATCAACTTCCGTTATAAGAACCAACTGCACACCGTGCGCAAAGCCAGTGTACCGGGGCGCAAAGAAAGGGAGTGGTGGATGGACGCAGGCCAGCCCAGGGATTATTACATGGTGGAAGATGAAAACGGCCGCCGCTACTGGTTATTCCGCCTGGGGCATTATGATGATGTAGTGCCCTGCAAATGGTATATCCACGGATTTTTCGCTTAG
- a CDS encoding error-prone DNA polymerase, which produces MSYTELQVTTNFSFLRGAAHPEELVKRALELQHTEIAITDRNTLAGIVRAYAASKEAPIRVIPGCRLDLLDGPSLLAYPVNQQAYARLSSMLSTGNLRAEKGQCHLYQEDVFANARDMKFIAIAPSYLDAQFNFDPAFVKDLERYKDVFGKDLYLAITRTYQEEEDKILFRLQQLGRRLEVPLVATNDVHYHIPERRELQDVLTCIREKCTIYEAGFRLFENGERYLKKIAEMQRLFRQYPDAIKCTKEIAEACHFSLNELKYVYPEEITSLGRSPQEALAEETYKGAQKRYPGGVPQKIKDSIAHELRFIEEMGYAPYFLTVYDIVNEANRLNILCQGRGSAANSAVCYCLGITAVNPMEFELLFERFISAARNEPPDIDVDFEHERREEIMQYIYNKYGRDRAAIVATVTQMHTKGAIRDVGKVMGLSVDTIGKLAASVWHFTEEWFDEKRLVEQGLNPHDQHLRKVLQLTGQYIGFPRQLGQHTGGFVITQGKLTELCPVLNARMEDRTCIEWNKDDIDTLGFLKIDVLALGMLTCIRKCFDLLRDHYNLPLTLATVPTNVTAVYDMICKGDTIGVFQIESRAQQAMLPRLKPREFYDLVIEVAIVRPGPIQGDMVHPYLRRRNELEEVVYPKGLEEILKRTLGVPLFQEQAMKIAIVAADFTPAEADELRRAMATFKAKGVVNKFKTKLIEGMLKNGYEQDFAERIYRQLEGFGSYGFPESHAASFALLVYISSWIKCMHPDVFACGLLNSQPMGFYAPAQIVRDAREHDVVVLPVDVNFSCWDNTLEPQEGKPWHALRLGFRQVKSLGEEALQPLLHARPQRFDTILALHEQGLSVRILEVLADADAFRSMGLDRRQALWEITSLHDRPIALFEGQPSASTFEAPVQLPLMTPSEHVVQDYAAMALSLKAHPVSFVREQLTALQVLSTEDLLALNDGDPLRVAGLVLVKQRPGTASGICFITIEDEKGVSNLVVFQKLFDHYRKEILGAKLLMVEGTMQREGEVRHVVVKRCYNLTYLLRKDAHDVMPGGRNFR; this is translated from the coding sequence ATGTCTTACACAGAACTACAGGTCACTACTAATTTCAGCTTCCTGCGCGGTGCGGCTCACCCGGAAGAGCTGGTAAAACGGGCGCTGGAACTGCAACACACGGAAATAGCCATTACAGACCGGAACACCCTGGCCGGCATTGTAAGAGCCTATGCCGCGTCTAAAGAAGCGCCTATCCGTGTAATTCCCGGGTGCCGGCTGGACCTGCTGGATGGGCCTTCCCTCCTGGCCTACCCGGTTAACCAGCAAGCCTATGCGCGCCTGTCGTCCATGCTGAGCACCGGCAACCTGCGCGCAGAAAAAGGACAATGCCACCTGTACCAGGAAGATGTTTTTGCCAATGCGCGTGACATGAAATTCATTGCCATAGCACCTTCCTACCTGGATGCACAGTTCAATTTTGATCCTGCTTTTGTAAAAGACCTGGAACGTTATAAGGATGTTTTTGGAAAAGATCTTTACCTGGCCATTACCCGGACTTACCAGGAAGAGGAAGACAAAATACTGTTCCGCTTACAGCAACTGGGCCGGCGGCTGGAAGTGCCACTGGTGGCTACAAACGATGTGCATTACCACATCCCGGAGCGCAGGGAACTACAGGATGTGCTGACCTGTATCCGGGAAAAATGTACGATCTACGAAGCAGGGTTCCGCCTGTTTGAGAACGGGGAACGCTACCTGAAAAAGATAGCGGAAATGCAGCGCCTTTTCCGGCAATACCCCGATGCCATCAAATGCACCAAAGAAATTGCAGAAGCCTGTCATTTTTCATTGAACGAGCTGAAATACGTGTACCCGGAAGAGATCACCAGCCTGGGACGGTCGCCCCAGGAAGCGCTGGCGGAAGAGACCTACAAAGGTGCACAGAAACGCTACCCGGGTGGCGTGCCACAAAAGATAAAGGACAGCATTGCACATGAGTTGCGTTTCATTGAAGAAATGGGATACGCGCCTTATTTCCTCACCGTGTACGACATTGTAAATGAAGCCAACCGCCTTAATATTCTCTGCCAGGGGCGTGGCTCCGCGGCCAATTCCGCGGTGTGTTATTGCCTGGGGATCACCGCGGTGAACCCGATGGAATTTGAACTGCTTTTTGAGCGCTTTATTTCCGCTGCGCGCAATGAGCCACCGGATATTGACGTAGACTTTGAGCATGAGCGCAGGGAGGAGATCATGCAATACATCTACAATAAATATGGGCGCGACCGGGCAGCTATTGTAGCCACCGTAACACAGATGCATACCAAGGGCGCCATCCGGGATGTGGGCAAGGTAATGGGGCTTTCTGTAGATACCATTGGAAAACTGGCGGCTTCTGTATGGCATTTTACAGAAGAATGGTTTGATGAAAAACGCCTGGTGGAACAAGGACTGAACCCGCATGATCAGCACCTGCGCAAGGTGTTGCAGCTTACAGGCCAGTACATTGGTTTTCCCAGGCAGCTGGGGCAGCACACCGGCGGCTTCGTGATCACGCAGGGAAAGCTCACGGAACTGTGCCCCGTGCTGAATGCCCGCATGGAAGACCGCACCTGTATTGAATGGAACAAGGATGATATTGATACGCTGGGCTTCCTGAAGATAGATGTACTGGCATTGGGCATGCTCACGTGTATCCGCAAATGCTTTGACCTGCTGCGGGATCATTACAACCTGCCACTGACACTGGCTACGGTGCCTACCAACGTAACAGCGGTGTACGATATGATCTGTAAAGGAGATACCATCGGGGTGTTCCAGATAGAAAGCCGCGCGCAACAAGCCATGCTGCCGCGTTTGAAGCCCCGGGAATTTTATGATCTCGTAATTGAAGTGGCCATTGTAAGGCCCGGGCCTATCCAGGGGGACATGGTGCATCCTTATTTGAGACGGCGGAATGAATTGGAAGAAGTTGTTTATCCCAAAGGATTGGAAGAAATTCTTAAGCGCACATTAGGTGTGCCCCTGTTCCAGGAGCAGGCCATGAAAATAGCCATTGTAGCGGCAGATTTCACCCCGGCGGAAGCGGATGAACTGCGTCGCGCCATGGCCACGTTCAAAGCCAAGGGCGTAGTGAATAAGTTTAAAACAAAGCTCATTGAAGGTATGTTGAAGAACGGCTATGAGCAGGACTTTGCGGAGCGTATCTACAGGCAGCTGGAAGGTTTTGGCAGCTATGGTTTCCCGGAAAGCCATGCCGCCAGCTTTGCACTGCTGGTATATATTTCTTCCTGGATCAAATGTATGCACCCGGATGTATTTGCCTGCGGGTTGCTGAACAGCCAGCCGATGGGCTTTTATGCGCCAGCCCAGATAGTACGCGATGCGAGGGAGCACGATGTGGTGGTACTGCCGGTGGATGTGAATTTTTCCTGCTGGGACAATACCCTGGAACCGCAGGAAGGCAAACCATGGCACGCCCTGCGCCTGGGTTTCCGCCAGGTGAAAAGCCTGGGCGAAGAAGCGCTGCAGCCCTTGCTGCATGCGCGCCCCCAACGGTTTGATACCATCCTTGCCTTACATGAGCAAGGTCTTTCCGTGCGTATCCTGGAAGTACTGGCAGATGCAGATGCTTTCCGCTCCATGGGGCTGGACCGGCGCCAGGCCCTGTGGGAGATCACGTCCCTGCACGACCGGCCCATTGCCCTCTTTGAAGGCCAGCCCTCCGCAAGCACCTTTGAAGCGCCGGTGCAGCTGCCATTGATGACGCCCTCGGAACATGTGGTGCAGGATTATGCCGCCATGGCCCTCTCGCTCAAGGCCCACCCGGTAAGCTTTGTACGGGAGCAGCTTACAGCACTGCAGGTACTCTCCACGGAAGACCTGCTGGCGCTGAATGACGGGGACCCCTTGCGGGTAGCGGGCTTGGTGCTGGTAAAACAAAGGCCCGGCACTGCTTCCGGCATCTGCTTCATCACCATTGAAGATGAGAAAGGCGTGAGCAACCTGGTGGTGTTCCAGAAATTATTTGACCACTACCGGAAGGAAATATTGGGCGCCAAATTGCTCATGGTGGAAGGCACCATGCAAAGGGAAGGTGAAGTAAGGCACGTGGTGGTGAAACGCTGCTATAACCTTACCTACCTGCTGCGCAAAGATGCCCATGATGTGATGCCGGGTGGCCGCAATTTCCGCTAG
- a CDS encoding M1 family metallopeptidase: MKRTTILAILAGSVMEAAMGQPTSQPIAPVQTNTNAVKQASGHPTHSTSGLGTTSVSPSATASGHPMHSTSGLGTTSVSPSATASGHPKHSTSNIAGAPAIPPVPALEPGVSFALASYRKAVLQDIQYTLAFQIPAKKQDPISGTETVRFRLRDNKAPLQLDFKQPATAVHQLAVNGRPVAINLQQEHLLLPAASLRKGENNVTISFTAGDASLNRNDEYVYALFVPDRARTVFPCFDQPNLKSRFRLTLDVPSDWKVLANGSVSNTLRSGDQTRYFFFTSDPLPTYLFSFTAGKYQYVEQPVGERSAHFLYRETDTAKIHLSVDSIFLAHQAAIRFLEQWTGIPFPFQKVGFVGIPDFQFGGMEHPGEVQYKASSLFLDQGATKDQYIARANLISHETAHMWFGDLVTMQWFNDVWMKEVFANFMADKVTEKVMGNATFNQKFLLDHYPAAYGVDRTPGANPIRQQLGNLQEAGTMYGNIIYHKAPIMMRQLELLMGANAFRQGIREYLKTYAYDNATWPDLIKILGRYTPNDLEQWNKVWVNETGRPVFSAQSIVTRDRLSALYIDQQAESGNAQRVWPQYFNISLVYPGYDTVITVAAKGAHTVIPFPQALPVPQHILFNTDGRGYGLFPVDSALGTGIFGLPNGLQRAAIYINDYENMLAGRTYKPADLLRLFVKGLPAERDEMNLRLLSGYITNIYWEFIPATQRSQYTAMLETALWTALEAQEAPNNRKLLFKAYQDVYSTAAAQARIYAIWQDKKAPPKVTLSEDDYTSLALSIALKADTAATVLDRQLARIADPDRRKRLQYLQPALSPDSTVRDRFFAALSDRASRQKEAWVVTALYYLHHPLRQQTALKYLPQSLSLLEEIQRTGDIFFPQSWLNATFSMYQDPVAWQAVETFLQAHPGYNPKLKAQILQATDNLRRTQTILH; encoded by the coding sequence ATGAAGCGCACCACCATCCTGGCCATACTGGCAGGTTCCGTCATGGAAGCCGCCATGGGCCAGCCAACCAGCCAACCAATTGCACCTGTACAAACAAACACCAACGCTGTAAAGCAGGCTTCCGGCCATCCTACGCATAGTACTTCCGGCTTGGGAACAACAAGCGTCAGCCCGTCTGCAACGGCTTCCGGCCATCCTATGCATAGTACTTCCGGCTTGGGAACAACAAGCGTCAGCCCGTCTGCAACGGCTTCCGGCCATCCTAAGCATAGTACTTCCAACATTGCAGGGGCACCCGCAATTCCGCCAGTACCGGCCCTGGAACCAGGCGTATCTTTTGCCCTGGCCAGCTACCGCAAGGCTGTGCTGCAAGACATACAATACACACTTGCATTCCAGATCCCGGCTAAAAAACAGGATCCCATATCCGGCACAGAAACGGTCCGTTTCCGGCTACGCGATAACAAAGCCCCGCTGCAGCTGGACTTTAAGCAACCAGCTACCGCAGTGCACCAACTCGCTGTTAATGGCCGTCCCGTGGCCATCAACCTGCAACAGGAACATCTCCTGCTTCCTGCAGCCTCCCTCCGTAAAGGCGAAAACAATGTAACGATCAGCTTCACCGCCGGCGATGCATCCCTGAACCGTAATGACGAATATGTGTACGCCCTGTTTGTTCCGGACCGTGCACGCACCGTATTTCCCTGCTTTGACCAGCCCAATCTCAAAAGCCGCTTCCGCCTTACGCTGGACGTGCCCAGCGACTGGAAAGTACTGGCCAATGGCAGTGTAAGCAACACCTTGCGGAGTGGAGACCAGACCCGCTATTTCTTTTTCACCTCCGACCCGCTGCCCACCTACCTGTTTTCCTTTACGGCCGGCAAATACCAGTATGTGGAACAACCGGTAGGCGAGCGCAGTGCACACTTCCTTTACCGGGAAACAGACACTGCCAAGATCCACCTCAGCGTGGACTCCATATTCCTTGCCCATCAAGCTGCCATCCGCTTCCTGGAGCAATGGACGGGTATTCCATTTCCTTTCCAGAAAGTAGGGTTTGTAGGCATTCCTGACTTCCAGTTTGGCGGCATGGAACACCCTGGTGAAGTGCAGTACAAAGCCTCCAGTCTTTTCCTGGACCAGGGCGCCACAAAGGACCAGTACATAGCCCGCGCCAACCTTATTTCACACGAAACCGCGCACATGTGGTTTGGCGACCTGGTGACCATGCAATGGTTCAACGACGTATGGATGAAAGAAGTATTTGCCAATTTCATGGCCGATAAGGTGACGGAAAAAGTAATGGGCAATGCCACCTTCAACCAGAAATTCCTGCTGGACCACTATCCCGCGGCGTATGGCGTAGACCGGACGCCCGGTGCCAATCCCATACGCCAGCAGCTGGGTAACCTGCAGGAAGCGGGCACCATGTACGGCAATATCATTTATCACAAAGCTCCCATTATGATGCGGCAGCTGGAACTGCTGATGGGCGCAAACGCCTTCCGGCAGGGCATCCGCGAGTACCTGAAAACATACGCCTACGATAACGCTACCTGGCCGGACCTGATCAAAATACTGGGCAGATACACGCCCAATGACCTGGAGCAATGGAACAAGGTGTGGGTGAATGAGACCGGCCGCCCGGTGTTCAGCGCCCAAAGTATCGTAACCCGGGACCGTCTCAGCGCCCTCTATATCGATCAGCAGGCGGAAAGCGGAAATGCACAACGCGTATGGCCGCAATACTTCAATATTTCCCTGGTGTACCCGGGCTATGACACCGTGATCACCGTAGCCGCCAAAGGCGCACACACCGTTATACCATTCCCGCAGGCATTGCCCGTTCCGCAACACATCCTCTTCAATACAGACGGCAGGGGATACGGCCTTTTCCCGGTGGACAGTGCCCTGGGTACCGGTATTTTCGGGCTGCCCAATGGCCTGCAACGCGCAGCCATTTATATCAACGATTACGAGAACATGCTGGCGGGCCGCACTTACAAACCCGCTGACCTGTTGCGGCTGTTTGTAAAAGGACTGCCGGCTGAGCGGGATGAAATGAACCTGCGTTTGCTGAGCGGTTATATCACCAACATCTACTGGGAATTTATTCCCGCCACACAACGCAGCCAGTACACCGCCATGCTGGAAACCGCGCTCTGGACGGCCCTGGAAGCACAGGAGGCGCCCAACAACCGCAAGCTGTTATTTAAAGCCTACCAGGATGTATACAGCACTGCCGCCGCACAGGCACGCATATACGCTATCTGGCAGGATAAAAAGGCGCCGCCGAAGGTAACCCTCAGTGAAGATGATTACACCAGCCTGGCCTTGTCTATTGCCCTGAAAGCTGACACGGCCGCCACGGTGCTGGACCGGCAGCTGGCGCGCATTGCAGATCCTGACCGCCGAAAACGCCTGCAATACCTGCAACCCGCACTCTCACCCGATAGCACGGTGCGCGACCGTTTCTTTGCCGCCCTGTCCGACCGGGCCAGCCGCCAGAAAGAAGCCTGGGTGGTAACGGCGCTCTATTACCTGCATCATCCCCTGCGCCAGCAAACAGCATTGAAATACCTGCCACAAAGCCTTTCCCTGCTGGAAGAGATCCAACGCACCGGCGACATCTTTTTCCCACAGTCCTGGCTGAATGCCACGTTCAGCATGTACCAGGACCCGGTTGCCTGGCAGGCGGTGGAAACATTTCTGCAGGCACATCCGGGTTATAATCCAAAACTCAAAGCACAGATCCTGCAGGCTACGGACAACCTGCGCAGAACGCAGACCATCCTGCACTAG
- a CDS encoding SMP-30/gluconolactonase/LRE family protein: MRCTLSMSVLALALATGRPSIAQHRVDKLWETDSVLAIPESVLPQRECLYVSLIDGGAWAADHKGGVARLDHHGKVLSDTWITGLDAPKGLARYGNLLYVADLSNVVVIDIPANRIDHKIPVPGAKGLNDITVANDGTVYVTDTQQSNVFKIQEEKPSLYADSLKGVNGIKAVGKLVYILTGDGMYVSDAPHKVRKLCDLEHGGDGIEPVGNGDFLVTSWGGWLYYVNAAGDKQLLLDTHETNHKTADIGYDPETKTVYVPTFLGRSVAAYRLSADHGQ, encoded by the coding sequence ATGCGTTGTACCCTTTCCATGTCTGTGCTTGCCCTGGCATTGGCCACAGGCCGGCCCTCCATCGCGCAACACCGGGTAGATAAACTTTGGGAAACAGACAGCGTGCTGGCCATCCCCGAATCCGTGCTGCCCCAACGGGAATGCCTATACGTTTCCCTGATAGACGGAGGCGCCTGGGCGGCGGACCATAAAGGCGGCGTGGCCCGGCTGGACCATCACGGCAAGGTGCTGAGCGATACCTGGATCACCGGCCTGGATGCCCCGAAAGGGCTGGCCCGTTATGGAAACCTGCTGTACGTGGCGGATCTTTCCAACGTGGTGGTGATCGATATTCCGGCAAACAGGATTGATCATAAAATACCGGTACCCGGCGCCAAGGGGCTTAATGATATTACGGTGGCCAATGATGGTACCGTGTATGTAACAGATACGCAGCAGTCCAATGTATTTAAGATTCAAGAAGAAAAGCCCTCGCTATATGCGGACAGCCTTAAAGGCGTGAACGGCATTAAGGCGGTGGGCAAACTGGTATACATCCTCACCGGTGATGGCATGTACGTATCTGACGCGCCGCATAAGGTGAGAAAGCTTTGTGACCTGGAGCATGGAGGCGATGGCATAGAACCCGTTGGCAACGGCGATTTCCTGGTGACATCCTGGGGCGGATGGCTGTATTATGTAAATGCCGCAGGCGACAAACAATTGTTACTGGATACCCATGAGACCAATCATAAAACCGCGGATATTGGTTATGACCCCGAAACGAAAACAGTGTATGTGCCTACTTTTTTGGGAAGATCTGTGGCAGCATACCGGTTGTCGGCTGACCATGGCCAGTAA
- a CDS encoding ArsR/SmtB family transcription factor yields MKARRDVYQAIADPTRRAIIGMIAAGPQNVNTIAEHFTVTRQAISLHVKILEDCGLIVIHRQGRDRFCEAQLDQLSEVASWVEQYRQHYERKLDKLETYLEQLKKAKYGKSKK; encoded by the coding sequence ATGAAAGCCAGACGTGACGTATACCAGGCTATTGCAGACCCCACCCGCCGGGCTATCATTGGCATGATTGCAGCGGGGCCTCAGAATGTAAATACCATCGCGGAACATTTTACCGTGACCCGGCAGGCCATTTCCCTGCACGTGAAGATCCTGGAAGACTGTGGCCTCATCGTGATCCACCGGCAGGGGCGCGACCGTTTTTGCGAAGCGCAACTGGACCAGCTCAGCGAAGTGGCTTCCTGGGTGGAGCAATACCGCCAGCACTATGAACGCAAGCTGGACAAACTGGAAACTTACCTTGAACAACTCAAAAAAGCAAAATATGGAAAGTCAAAAAAGTAG